In a genomic window of Leifsonia xyli subsp. cynodontis DSM 46306:
- a CDS encoding cation-translocating P-type ATPase, which produces MLDARIRDGLTAAQAAERHADGRANSQHQPTSRSLADILGENVFTLFNGILTVCFVAVVLLGDLRDGFFYGVVVVNALIGIVQEVRAKVVLDRAALLAAPLSRVRRDGDVRSVPLEEVVLDDLLVLRPGDQVPADAVVAESTGLSLDESMLTGESDPVFKDAGAQLLSGSHVTTGTGYAIVTAVGADSYASRLTSQIRRHSLVHSELRHATNRILVALSWILGPVILITLVGRVLAYGGWLRLFLDERWRRALLDAVAAVVGMIPEGLVLLTSLAFGVAAIQLAASKVLVQELATVEVLARVDVLCLDKTGTLTSGELVLEGTEPLEGSVPGELAEVALAAFGADDTGNATSGILATRFVSDRFRVERRIPFSSATRYSGLQMRVGDDHSSWVLGAPECVLAAHEAELARATAIAATGRRTLALARVAVELPHGAHPALTGVPVEPALLVVLGETLRPEVAETLGYFGKQDVRVVVLSGDNPVTVAAIAGALGLEGEAVDATTLTDDAALAEALGRADIFGRVSPEQKRTAVGILKEQGRTVAMTGDGVNDAMAIKDASLGIAMGTATAATKAVSRLVLLDNRFDRLPSVLASGRRVIANVERVSNIFLAKTVYGILLALVSAAVLWPFPFLPRQLTLVSSLAIGIPSFFLALAPNKRIYTPGVLPRIVKYSIPTGLIAGLTAVVAYAPLYRTLPLSEARSVATVALFCVSLWILCVLTRPLSAWRWGLLGGVAGAFVLVCVLPFASAFFEMHLAWDVPLAWGIAVGAVGAAGIELFYRFARWRGLVFDRL; this is translated from the coding sequence TGGGCGAGAACGTCTTCACGCTCTTCAACGGCATCCTGACCGTCTGCTTCGTCGCGGTGGTGCTGCTCGGCGACCTCCGCGACGGCTTCTTCTACGGCGTCGTGGTCGTGAACGCGCTCATCGGCATCGTGCAGGAGGTACGGGCGAAGGTCGTCCTCGACCGGGCGGCGCTGCTCGCCGCTCCCCTGAGCCGGGTGCGCCGCGACGGCGATGTGAGGTCTGTCCCGCTGGAGGAGGTCGTGCTGGACGATCTGCTCGTGCTGCGGCCCGGCGACCAGGTCCCGGCCGACGCGGTGGTCGCCGAGAGCACCGGGCTCTCGCTGGACGAGTCGATGCTCACCGGTGAGTCCGACCCTGTCTTCAAGGACGCCGGCGCCCAGCTGCTGTCGGGCTCGCATGTGACGACCGGCACCGGCTACGCGATCGTCACGGCGGTCGGCGCCGACTCGTACGCGAGCCGGCTGACCAGCCAGATCCGGCGACACTCGCTCGTCCACTCCGAGCTCCGGCACGCGACCAATCGCATCCTGGTCGCCCTCTCCTGGATACTCGGCCCGGTCATCCTGATCACACTCGTCGGGCGGGTGCTCGCGTACGGCGGCTGGTTACGGCTGTTCCTGGACGAGCGCTGGCGGCGGGCGCTGCTGGACGCGGTGGCCGCGGTCGTCGGAATGATCCCGGAGGGGCTCGTGCTGCTCACGAGCCTGGCTTTCGGGGTCGCGGCGATCCAGCTCGCGGCGAGCAAGGTCCTGGTCCAGGAGCTCGCCACCGTGGAGGTGCTGGCGCGCGTCGACGTGTTGTGCCTGGACAAGACCGGGACACTGACGAGCGGCGAGCTGGTGCTGGAAGGCACCGAGCCGCTGGAGGGGAGCGTGCCCGGAGAGCTGGCGGAGGTGGCGCTCGCCGCCTTCGGCGCGGACGACACCGGGAACGCGACCTCCGGCATCCTGGCCACGCGCTTCGTCAGCGACCGCTTCCGGGTGGAGCGCCGCATCCCGTTCAGTTCCGCGACCAGGTACTCCGGGCTCCAGATGCGCGTCGGCGACGATCACAGCTCGTGGGTGCTCGGAGCGCCCGAGTGCGTGCTGGCCGCTCACGAGGCCGAGCTGGCGCGCGCGACCGCGATCGCGGCGACCGGACGGCGCACCCTCGCTCTCGCGCGGGTCGCCGTCGAACTGCCGCACGGAGCACACCCTGCGCTGACAGGCGTCCCCGTCGAACCGGCGCTGCTGGTCGTCCTCGGCGAGACGCTCCGGCCGGAGGTGGCGGAGACGCTCGGCTACTTCGGCAAACAGGATGTCCGGGTCGTCGTCCTCTCCGGTGACAACCCTGTGACCGTCGCCGCCATCGCGGGGGCGCTCGGCCTCGAGGGCGAGGCGGTGGATGCCACGACGCTGACCGACGACGCCGCGCTCGCCGAGGCGCTCGGCCGCGCCGACATCTTCGGGCGGGTGAGCCCCGAGCAGAAGCGAACGGCCGTCGGCATCTTGAAGGAGCAGGGCCGCACGGTCGCGATGACCGGCGACGGCGTCAACGACGCGATGGCGATCAAGGACGCGAGCCTCGGGATCGCGATGGGCACAGCGACCGCAGCGACCAAGGCGGTCTCCCGCCTGGTCCTGCTCGACAACCGGTTCGACCGGCTGCCGAGCGTGCTCGCCTCCGGGCGGCGGGTGATCGCCAATGTGGAGCGGGTGTCCAACATCTTCCTGGCCAAGACCGTGTACGGCATCCTCCTGGCGCTCGTCAGCGCGGCGGTGCTGTGGCCGTTCCCCTTCCTCCCGCGGCAGCTGACGCTGGTGTCCTCGCTCGCCATCGGCATCCCCTCGTTCTTCCTCGCGCTGGCGCCGAACAAGCGGATCTACACGCCCGGCGTGCTGCCGCGCATCGTGAAGTACTCGATCCCGACCGGGCTGATCGCCGGGCTGACCGCCGTGGTCGCGTACGCGCCGCTCTACCGGACGCTGCCGCTGTCGGAGGCGCGGAGCGTCGCGACGGTGGCGCTGTTCTGCGTCTCGCTGTGGATACTGTGCGTCTTGACGCGCCCGCTCTCCGCCTGGCGCTGGGGGCTGCTCGGGGGTGTGGCCGGGGCTTTCGTCCTGGTGTGCGTCCTCCCGTTCGCCTCGGCGTTCTTCGAGATGCACCTGGCCTGGGATGTCCCGCTCGCCTGGGGGATCGCGGTCGGGGCCGTCGGGGCGGCCGGCATCGAGCTGTTCTACCGGTTCGCTCGGTGGCGCGGGCTCGTCTTCGATCGTCTCTGA
- the acnA gene encoding aconitate hydratase AcnA — protein MSAVNSFGAKSTLSVGDKDYTIFAIDTVDGYKRLPFSLKVLLENLLRTEDGANITADHIRALGSWDPGAEPDTEIQFTPARVIMQDFTGVPCIVDLATMREAVSALGGDPQRINPLAPAEMVIDHSVIADLFGQPDALERNTDIEYERNGERYQFLRWGQTAFDDFKVVPPGTGIVHQVNIEYLARVTMTREVGGELLAYPDTCVGTDSHTTMVNGLGVLGWGVGGIEAEAAMLGQPVSMLIPKVVGFKLTGAIPTGVTATDVVLTITQMLRKHGVVGKFVEFYGAGVAQVPLANRATIGNMSPEFGSTAAMFPIDEVTLDYLRLTGRSEEQVALVEEYSKAQSLWHDPASEPVFSEYLELDLATVVPSIAGPKRPQDRIELSAAKSQFEKDLTNYADISHDLVDLTISESFPASDPGELQPEDARSVHQHSHHSHAPQAASNPTPVTLENGTDFVLDHGAVAIAAITSCTNTSNPSVMLAAGLLARNAAKKGLKAKPWVKTTLAPGSKVVTDYYEKAGLTADLETLGFYTVGYGCTTCIGNSGPLLDEISQAVNDSDLAVTAVLSGNRNFEGRINPDVKMNYLASPPLVIAYALAGSMNFDFEVDPLGTDQDGNEVFLGDIWPDAAEVQQTIDSSINEGMFVHQYASVFEGDERWKSLATPTGSVFEWDEKSTYVRKPPYFEGMTLETTPVTDITGARVLARLGDSVTTDHISPAGSIKADSPAGQYLTEHGIDRKDFNSYGSRRGNHEVMIRGTFANIRLKNQLLDGVEGGYTRDFTQAGAPQAFIYDASQNYQAAGTPLVVLGGKEYGSGSSRDWAAKGTSLLGVRAVITESFERIHRSNLIGMGVVPLQFPAGENADSLGLDGTESFAITGLTELNEGRTPKTVRVVAEPTVYSPAGKQPVAFDAVVRIDTPGEADYYRNGGILQYVLRSLV, from the coding sequence GTGTCAGCTGTCAATAGCTTTGGTGCCAAGAGCACCCTGAGCGTCGGCGACAAGGACTATACGATCTTCGCGATCGATACTGTCGACGGCTACAAGAGACTCCCGTTCAGCCTCAAGGTGCTGCTGGAGAACCTCCTCCGCACCGAGGACGGCGCGAACATCACCGCGGACCACATCCGCGCGCTGGGCTCGTGGGACCCGGGCGCCGAGCCGGACACCGAGATCCAGTTCACGCCCGCCCGCGTCATCATGCAGGACTTCACCGGCGTGCCCTGCATCGTCGACCTTGCCACGATGCGCGAGGCCGTCTCCGCCCTCGGCGGCGACCCGCAGAGGATCAACCCGCTGGCACCGGCCGAGATGGTCATCGACCACTCCGTCATCGCCGATCTGTTCGGCCAGCCGGATGCGCTCGAGCGCAACACCGACATCGAGTACGAGCGCAACGGCGAGCGCTACCAGTTCCTCCGCTGGGGGCAGACCGCGTTCGACGACTTCAAGGTCGTCCCACCGGGAACCGGCATCGTCCACCAGGTCAACATCGAGTATCTGGCGCGCGTCACGATGACGCGCGAGGTGGGGGGCGAGCTGCTCGCCTACCCGGACACCTGCGTCGGCACCGACTCGCACACGACGATGGTCAACGGCCTCGGTGTGCTCGGCTGGGGGGTCGGCGGCATCGAGGCCGAGGCAGCCATGCTGGGCCAGCCGGTCTCCATGCTCATTCCGAAGGTCGTCGGCTTCAAGCTGACCGGCGCCATCCCGACCGGTGTGACGGCGACGGACGTCGTGCTCACCATCACGCAGATGCTGCGGAAGCACGGCGTGGTGGGCAAATTCGTGGAGTTCTACGGGGCGGGCGTCGCGCAGGTGCCGCTCGCGAACCGGGCCACGATCGGCAACATGAGCCCCGAGTTCGGCTCCACCGCCGCGATGTTCCCGATCGACGAGGTGACCCTCGACTACCTGCGCCTCACCGGCCGCAGCGAGGAGCAGGTGGCACTGGTCGAGGAGTACTCGAAGGCGCAGAGCCTCTGGCACGACCCGGCCAGCGAGCCGGTCTTCTCCGAATACCTGGAGCTCGACCTCGCCACGGTGGTGCCCTCGATCGCCGGCCCGAAACGCCCGCAGGACCGCATCGAGCTGAGCGCGGCAAAGAGCCAGTTCGAGAAGGACCTCACCAACTACGCGGACATCTCGCACGACCTGGTCGATCTGACCATCTCGGAGTCCTTCCCGGCCTCCGACCCGGGCGAGCTTCAGCCAGAGGACGCCCGCAGCGTCCACCAGCACTCGCACCACAGCCACGCGCCCCAGGCGGCGTCGAACCCCACACCGGTGACGCTGGAGAACGGCACGGACTTCGTGCTCGACCACGGCGCGGTCGCGATCGCGGCGATCACCTCCTGCACCAACACCTCGAACCCGTCGGTCATGCTGGCCGCGGGCCTGCTCGCCCGCAACGCGGCGAAGAAGGGCCTCAAGGCCAAGCCGTGGGTCAAGACCACACTGGCCCCCGGGTCCAAGGTCGTCACCGACTATTACGAGAAGGCGGGCCTCACCGCGGACCTGGAAACCCTCGGCTTCTACACGGTCGGCTACGGCTGCACCACCTGCATCGGCAACTCTGGCCCGCTGCTCGACGAGATCTCGCAGGCGGTCAACGACAGCGACCTCGCCGTCACGGCCGTGCTCTCGGGCAACCGCAACTTCGAGGGCCGCATCAACCCGGACGTGAAGATGAACTACCTGGCGAGCCCGCCGCTGGTCATCGCCTACGCGCTCGCCGGGTCGATGAACTTCGACTTCGAGGTCGACCCGCTGGGAACCGACCAGGACGGCAACGAGGTGTTCCTGGGGGACATCTGGCCGGACGCCGCCGAAGTGCAGCAGACGATCGACTCCTCGATCAACGAGGGGATGTTCGTCCACCAGTACGCCTCGGTGTTCGAGGGCGACGAGCGCTGGAAGTCGCTCGCGACCCCGACCGGCTCGGTGTTCGAGTGGGACGAGAAGTCCACCTACGTGCGCAAGCCCCCGTACTTCGAGGGCATGACTCTGGAGACGACTCCCGTCACCGACATCACCGGAGCCCGCGTGCTCGCCCGCCTCGGCGACTCGGTGACGACCGACCACATCTCGCCCGCGGGGTCCATCAAGGCGGACAGCCCGGCCGGTCAGTACCTGACCGAGCACGGCATCGACCGCAAGGACTTCAACTCCTACGGCTCGCGTCGCGGCAACCACGAGGTGATGATCCGCGGCACATTCGCGAACATCCGCCTGAAGAACCAGCTTCTGGACGGGGTGGAGGGCGGCTACACCCGCGACTTCACGCAGGCGGGGGCGCCGCAGGCGTTCATCTACGATGCGTCGCAGAACTACCAGGCGGCCGGGACCCCGCTCGTCGTCCTGGGCGGCAAGGAGTACGGCTCCGGCTCCTCGCGTGACTGGGCGGCTAAGGGCACCAGCCTCCTCGGCGTCCGCGCGGTCATCACCGAGAGCTTCGAGCGCATCCACCGCTCGAACCTGATCGGCATGGGCGTCGTCCCGCTGCAGTTCCCGGCCGGCGAGAACGCCGACTCGCTGGGGCTCGACGGCACCGAGTCGTTCGCGATCACCGGGCTGACCGAGCTCAACGAGGGCCGCACGCCGAAGACTGTGCGTGTCGTCGCCGAGCCCACCGTGTACTCGCCCGCGGGCAAGCAGCCGGTCGCCTTCGACGCGGTGGTGCGGATCGACACCCCGGGTGAGGCGGACTACTACCGCAACGGCGGTATCCTGCAGTACGTGCTGCGGAGCCTCGTGTAG
- the dxs gene encoding 1-deoxy-D-xylulose-5-phosphate synthase, with protein MSILESVHGPRDLDRLTERELDQLAAEVRAFLVSNVAKTGGHLGPNLGVVEATIAIHRVFDSPRDAIVFDTGHQSYVHKLLTGRQDFSRLRQKGGLAGYPQRSESEHDIVESSHASSSLSWADGISRAFEMTGQDDRHVVAVVGDGALTGGMTWEALNNISDDNNRRLIIVVNDNGRSYAPTIGGMARFLNTVRTRRSYRSLYLTSRKAFEKLGRPGQSFYRGIRGGLHGFLSRFSDNEALYSNLDIKYIGPVHGHDIGAMEEALRQAKNYGAPVIVHAITQKGRGYEPALRDIADQFHAVGQIDPETGDPIGSPSKPSWTGVFAEEIVALAEKNPKLVGITAAMLRPTGLHRFAERFPDRVYDVGIAEQHAVTSAAGLAFGGLHPVVAIYATFMNRAFDQVLMDVALHKAGVTFVLDRAGVTGPDGPSHHGIWDLAILQVVPGIRLAAPRDASRFREDLAEAVAVDDAPTVLRFPKGSVPADIAAVRRLDDGVDVLHESDQKDVLLVTVGPMAGLGLRVAEALAAQGIGTTVVDPRWVVPVPRSILDLAAGHRIVVTMEDGIRVGGVGTRVRQDLREAGIDTAVDELGLPDEFIDHATRDEILDEAGLTPQKIARDLVAQVLGSRVPIARPLPVEELTEPSAERKKRRA; from the coding sequence ATGAGCATCCTCGAATCCGTCCACGGGCCGCGCGACCTCGACCGGCTCACGGAGCGGGAGCTCGATCAGCTCGCCGCGGAGGTGCGGGCGTTCCTCGTCTCCAATGTCGCGAAGACCGGTGGGCACCTGGGGCCGAACCTCGGCGTCGTGGAGGCGACCATCGCCATCCACCGCGTCTTCGACTCCCCGCGGGACGCGATCGTGTTCGACACCGGGCACCAGTCCTATGTCCACAAGCTGCTCACCGGGCGGCAGGACTTCTCGCGGCTGCGCCAGAAGGGCGGCCTCGCCGGCTACCCGCAGCGCTCGGAGTCCGAGCATGACATCGTGGAGAGCTCGCACGCCTCGTCGTCGCTCAGCTGGGCGGACGGCATCTCGCGCGCTTTCGAGATGACCGGGCAGGACGACCGGCACGTCGTCGCGGTCGTCGGCGACGGCGCGCTGACCGGCGGGATGACGTGGGAGGCGCTCAACAACATCTCCGACGACAACAACCGCCGCCTCATCATCGTCGTCAACGACAATGGGCGCTCGTACGCGCCCACGATCGGCGGGATGGCGCGCTTCCTCAATACGGTTCGCACGCGCCGCAGCTACCGCAGCCTCTATCTCACGAGCCGGAAGGCGTTCGAGAAGCTGGGCCGACCCGGGCAGTCCTTCTACCGCGGCATCCGCGGCGGCCTGCACGGCTTCCTCAGCCGCTTCTCCGACAACGAGGCGCTCTACTCGAACCTCGACATCAAGTACATCGGCCCGGTCCACGGGCACGACATCGGGGCGATGGAGGAGGCGCTGCGCCAGGCGAAGAACTACGGCGCTCCGGTCATCGTCCACGCGATCACGCAGAAGGGCCGCGGCTACGAGCCTGCGCTCCGGGACATCGCCGACCAGTTCCACGCTGTCGGCCAGATCGACCCCGAGACCGGCGACCCGATCGGCAGCCCGTCCAAGCCGAGCTGGACGGGTGTGTTCGCCGAGGAGATCGTCGCGCTCGCGGAGAAGAACCCGAAGCTCGTGGGGATCACCGCCGCGATGCTCCGGCCGACCGGTCTGCACCGGTTCGCCGAGCGCTTCCCGGACCGTGTGTACGATGTGGGAATCGCCGAGCAGCACGCGGTCACCAGCGCGGCGGGCCTCGCTTTCGGCGGGCTGCATCCTGTCGTGGCGATCTACGCCACCTTCATGAACCGGGCGTTCGACCAGGTGCTGATGGATGTCGCCCTGCACAAGGCGGGCGTCACGTTCGTGCTCGACCGTGCGGGCGTCACCGGACCGGACGGCCCGAGCCATCACGGCATCTGGGACCTCGCCATCTTGCAGGTCGTCCCGGGCATCCGGCTGGCGGCCCCGCGCGATGCCAGCCGTTTCCGCGAGGACCTCGCCGAAGCGGTGGCGGTGGACGACGCGCCGACCGTTCTCCGCTTCCCGAAGGGGAGCGTCCCCGCCGACATCGCGGCTGTCCGCCGATTGGACGATGGTGTCGATGTGCTGCACGAGAGCGACCAGAAGGATGTGCTGCTCGTGACGGTCGGCCCGATGGCCGGCCTCGGCCTCAGAGTGGCCGAAGCGCTCGCGGCGCAGGGGATCGGCACGACCGTCGTGGACCCGCGCTGGGTGGTCCCGGTGCCCCGGAGCATCCTCGACCTGGCGGCCGGGCACCGCATCGTGGTGACGATGGAGGACGGCATCCGGGTGGGCGGCGTCGGCACCCGCGTGCGCCAGGATCTGCGCGAGGCGGGCATCGACACCGCCGTGGACGAGCTGGGCCTGCCGGACGAGTTCATCGACCACGCGACGCGCGACGAGATCCTCGACGAGGCCGGGCTCACCCCGCAGAAGATCGCGCGCGACCTGGTGGCGCAGGTGCTCGGCAGCCGGGTTCCGATCGCGAGGCCGCTGCCGGTGGAGGAACTCACTGAGCCGAGCGCCGAGCGCAAGAAGCGGCGCGCCTAG
- a CDS encoding peptidoglycan-binding protein, with protein sequence MKERQAGIFAWRLVLVYVLCGTVVGAGTFWACAELFGPGKIDPVVPQYLYARAIQSFVEDQVPVNVSASWAVSAQAPNQAKGIVTGILPGAAGRVEVGAILYTVNLRPVVAAVEEVPSFRSLSEGIKGPDVRQLQSMLATLDFFDGKSDGNFGPQTTAAVKKWQAFQGVDMDGVVAVGDIVYFQTLPVGVELDPEQIQVGRALAGGEPGIKVTVSPPTFVISLTADQAKEIDVGTPVSVPQSTATWQGTVSQLVVQSDQSVNAVLEGVGGEPFCGQECDTVPAAGQPSLPGIATLTPRTAGIVVPTAAVQTRSNGLTVVVDRQGTKRAVTVAVSAGGKSVIRGVPEGTEVRVGGPVISVHDLSYAYKRAGTPIIENLTVDFPRGTITALTGPSGKGKSTLLYILGLMLVPNAGDVVVNGTHTRRLDDNSRSKLRAEYFGFVFQDAVLDPIRTVADNILEPTLYNGRSRASMADRNANGPVRGGVA encoded by the coding sequence ATGAAAGAGAGACAGGCAGGCATCTTTGCCTGGCGGCTGGTGCTTGTATACGTCCTTTGCGGTACCGTCGTAGGGGCGGGAACGTTTTGGGCCTGTGCCGAACTTTTCGGTCCCGGTAAGATCGATCCGGTTGTCCCGCAGTATCTATACGCGCGAGCCATCCAGTCGTTCGTTGAAGATCAGGTTCCAGTGAACGTGTCAGCCTCCTGGGCCGTGAGCGCACAGGCACCCAATCAGGCGAAGGGTATTGTAACCGGGATACTCCCCGGAGCTGCTGGACGTGTCGAGGTGGGTGCCATCCTCTACACGGTCAACCTTCGTCCGGTAGTTGCTGCTGTAGAGGAGGTTCCATCCTTTCGTTCGCTGTCTGAGGGTATAAAAGGCCCGGACGTTCGCCAGCTTCAAAGTATGCTTGCAACACTTGACTTCTTCGATGGGAAATCTGATGGAAACTTCGGCCCCCAGACGACAGCAGCGGTGAAGAAGTGGCAGGCATTCCAGGGTGTCGATATGGACGGTGTCGTCGCGGTGGGCGACATCGTGTACTTCCAGACCCTTCCCGTCGGCGTCGAACTAGACCCGGAACAGATCCAGGTCGGGCGAGCGCTTGCCGGCGGTGAACCAGGCATCAAAGTGACAGTTTCACCACCCACGTTTGTGATCAGCCTAACCGCCGACCAAGCCAAAGAGATCGACGTGGGCACCCCCGTTTCTGTGCCCCAGAGTACCGCGACGTGGCAAGGGACCGTCTCCCAGCTAGTAGTTCAATCAGATCAGAGTGTCAACGCGGTACTCGAAGGCGTCGGGGGTGAGCCGTTCTGCGGGCAGGAATGCGACACGGTCCCCGCCGCCGGACAGCCTTCTCTGCCGGGAATCGCGACACTCACGCCAAGAACAGCAGGGATCGTTGTTCCAACCGCTGCCGTACAGACCCGCAGCAACGGCTTGACCGTCGTTGTCGACCGGCAGGGCACTAAGCGGGCGGTCACCGTTGCGGTGTCTGCTGGCGGAAAATCCGTCATCCGTGGAGTCCCAGAAGGCACCGAAGTTCGCGTAGGGGGGCCGGTGATTAGCGTGCATGATCTGAGCTATGCGTATAAGCGCGCTGGAACACCAATAATCGAGAACCTGACCGTCGATTTCCCGCGAGGAACGATCACCGCCTTGACCGGCCCGTCCGGCAAAGGCAAGTCCACGCTCCTTTACATCCTTGGTCTGATGCTCGTTCCTAACGCGGGGGATGTCGTTGTCAACGGCACACACACGCGGCGACTCGATGACAACAGCCGCTCCAAGCTTCGGGCAGAGTATTTCGGGTTCGTGTTTCAGGACGCGGTACTCGACCCAATACGAACTGTAGCCGACAACATCCTGGAGCCCACTCTGTACAACGGCCGCTCGCGTGCTTCCATGGCGGACCGCAACGCTAATGGACCAGTTCGGGGTGGCGTTGCGTAG
- a CDS encoding FtsX-like permease family protein, with the protein MKPLRSSLARWVPSFLATVLVAVAVSIVIATAGSAAGFSERVLASLDSAGTRAVVLTAPPSAKLNSNIIDQLAAMDGVSWVGGFGPAKDVQERSFAGGKRVAMRDLWSFDQRSLGVDDAHQLAAARASNAAARSLGLIDGVGVVVDKDGVPTTIGGTVRLPTFLSELEPVVLVPSESSSGTVTLIVAIASRPSQVQALTHLVVSLVPAGAFDRVQVKTSTELANLRAVVQTRLGSSGREIVAISLILSGALVTAVLTGLVFMRRRDFGRRRALGASRRWIIHLVVCQTLLQTVLGVFVGTVVATAGLGMTGSPTPPLSFLLANALLFVIGAGLGSLFPALYAATRDPAKELRVP; encoded by the coding sequence ATGAAGCCATTGAGGAGTTCCCTCGCGCGCTGGGTACCATCCTTCCTGGCAACAGTCCTGGTCGCTGTCGCCGTATCGATCGTCATTGCTACGGCAGGGAGCGCAGCAGGCTTCAGCGAAAGAGTACTTGCAAGCTTGGACAGCGCAGGGACCAGGGCCGTCGTCCTCACCGCTCCTCCGTCCGCGAAGCTCAACTCCAACATCATAGACCAACTCGCTGCGATGGATGGGGTCAGCTGGGTTGGTGGGTTCGGGCCCGCCAAAGATGTGCAAGAGCGTAGCTTTGCTGGAGGCAAGCGAGTGGCGATGCGTGATCTCTGGTCATTTGACCAGAGATCCCTCGGAGTTGATGATGCTCACCAGTTAGCAGCCGCCCGTGCGTCTAACGCAGCTGCCCGAAGTCTCGGTCTGATAGACGGGGTCGGCGTTGTCGTAGACAAGGACGGGGTACCGACGACGATCGGTGGGACGGTCAGACTTCCCACATTTCTCAGCGAGCTGGAACCGGTTGTGCTCGTGCCAAGCGAGTCGTCGTCGGGCACAGTTACACTTATCGTCGCTATCGCCTCGCGCCCATCACAGGTCCAAGCGCTCACCCACCTGGTCGTTAGCCTTGTACCTGCCGGGGCATTTGATCGAGTGCAAGTGAAAACGTCGACCGAGCTTGCTAATCTGCGCGCCGTAGTTCAGACTCGCCTGGGAAGCTCAGGAAGGGAAATCGTCGCGATCAGCCTCATACTCTCAGGTGCCCTTGTGACCGCGGTTCTTACAGGGTTGGTGTTCATGCGCCGCAGAGACTTCGGACGTCGGCGCGCACTGGGTGCCAGTCGACGATGGATCATCCATTTGGTGGTCTGCCAAACGCTACTGCAAACCGTTCTTGGGGTCTTCGTCGGGACCGTGGTCGCCACAGCGGGACTCGGGATGACGGGCTCCCCCACACCACCGCTCTCTTTCCTGCTCGCAAATGCATTGCTGTTCGTTATAGGTGCAGGCCTGGGCTCACTGTTCCCGGCCCTGTACGCGGCGACCCGTGACCCGGCGAAAGAACTGCGAGTCCCCTGA